The Apodemus sylvaticus chromosome 5, mApoSyl1.1, whole genome shotgun sequence genome has a segment encoding these proteins:
- the LOC127684789 gene encoding olfactory receptor 998-like, with amino-acid sequence MEERNQTIVLEFLFLGLTDYLHQKIVLFIMFFFVYLVTLAGNVGMINLIWVDPRLHTPMYFFLSQLSFVDVCSSSCVAPKMLCDIFAEKKAISFIGCAAQMWFFGLFVTTDCFLLAAMAYDRYTAICKPLLYSLIMSKKVCVQFVIGPYLLSAINITTHTTLTFCLPFCGSNTINHFFCDVSPVLSLACADTWINKVVLFVLAGVIGVPSGLIIVISYVCILVAILKIKSADGRQKAFSTCSSHLAAVSILYGTLFFIYVRPNASSSLDINKVISLFYTVVIPMLNPLIYSLRNKEVKDAFKRILKRKQFLADP; translated from the coding sequence ATGGAAGAAAGGAATCAGACCATAGTGCTTGAGTTTCTCTTCCTGGGCCTTACAGATTACCTCCATCAGAAGATTGTCCTCTTcatcatgtttttctttgtttatcttgtcaCCCTGGCAGGTAACGTGGGTATGATTAATCTCATATGGGTGGACCCAAGGCTGCACACGCCTATGTACTTTTTCCTCAGCCAGCTGTCCTTTGTAGATGTGTGCTCCTCTTCCTGTGTAGCTCCCAAGATGCTGTGTGACATTTTTGCGGAGAAGAAAGCCATCTCTTTTATAGGCTGTGCAGCACAGATGTGGTTCTTTGGTCTTTTTGTGACAACTGATTGTTTCCTCCTAGCTGCCATGGCATATGATCGGTATACGGCCATCTGTAAACCCTTACTGTATAGTCTCATAATGTCCAAGAAGGTCTGTGTTCAGTTTGTCATAGGACCTTATCTTCTATCTGCTATAAACATCACGACTCATACAACATTGACATTTTGCTTACCGTTCTGTGGTTCAAATACCATCAACCatttcttctgtgatgtttccCCAGTGCTTTCATTAGCATGTGCTGACACATGGATTAACAAGGTGGTACTTTTTGTCCTGGCTGGAGTGATTGGAGTTCCCAGTGGCTTGATAATCGTGATCTCCTACGTGTGCATCCTGGTGGCTATCTTGAAGATCAAGTCTGCTGATGGGAGACAGAAAGCCTTCTCCACATGTTCTTCTCACCTGGCAGCTGTCTCAATTCTCTATGGCACTCTCTTCTTCATATATGTTCGACCTAATGCAAGCTCTTCCCTGGATATTAATAAAGTGATCTCTTTATTTTATACAGTGGTGATCCCCATGTTGAATCCACTCATTTATAGCTTGAGGAACAAAGAGGTGAAAGATGCATTTAAGAGAATATTGAAGAGGAAGCAATTCTTAGCAGATCCTTAA